The Rhodococcus triatomae genome includes a window with the following:
- a CDS encoding type II toxin-antitoxin system HipA family toxin: protein MIQAAHTVRLGGRRVGRILQRGDVARFVFDDDYWDNPQRHVLGLWFEDNPRQSPQASLNLPRWFSNLLPEGPLREWIARDRGVPAQRELQLLLQIGHDLPGAVEVVAGDEHDVPVDAFDDLSARASEPPEGTSPWKFSLAGVGLKFSMLRRGDRLSIPARTELGDWIVKFPDAVHPEVPSNEFASMSLAREVGIECPRIELLHRDELPDVPDVMWPGQEERAYAVARFDRLADGGRVHIEDLAQVRNFYPVDKYSGSFETVGGLVYRNEDSASLREFVRRLTFNVLIGNGDAHLKNWSLIYRDGRRAQLSPAYDVVSTAGYYPSDRPDDLGLKFGGTKNQERIGRPQFDRMQRLLQVENADVLDVVDETIEGFLEAWAGASRDLFPETARAWIDRNVQSTATRLAGRGGA, encoded by the coding sequence GTGATCCAGGCTGCGCACACGGTTCGGCTCGGTGGCCGAAGAGTCGGGAGGATCCTCCAGCGCGGCGACGTCGCACGCTTCGTGTTCGACGACGACTATTGGGACAACCCGCAGCGCCACGTGCTCGGATTGTGGTTCGAGGACAATCCGAGGCAGTCGCCACAGGCGTCGTTGAACCTCCCCAGGTGGTTCTCGAATCTGCTCCCCGAGGGGCCACTTCGCGAGTGGATTGCCCGGGACCGCGGTGTGCCCGCACAGCGCGAACTGCAACTGCTCTTGCAGATCGGGCACGATCTGCCGGGCGCCGTTGAAGTGGTTGCGGGCGACGAGCACGATGTTCCGGTCGACGCGTTCGACGATCTGTCGGCGCGAGCCTCGGAGCCTCCGGAGGGCACGTCACCCTGGAAGTTCTCGCTCGCAGGCGTCGGGCTGAAGTTCTCGATGCTGCGTCGCGGTGACCGGCTCAGCATTCCGGCGAGAACCGAGCTGGGGGACTGGATCGTGAAGTTTCCGGACGCGGTGCACCCGGAGGTGCCGTCGAACGAGTTCGCGAGTATGTCCCTGGCACGTGAGGTCGGGATCGAGTGTCCGCGGATCGAGCTGCTGCATCGAGACGAACTGCCAGACGTACCCGACGTGATGTGGCCTGGGCAGGAGGAGCGTGCGTACGCCGTCGCGCGATTCGACAGGCTGGCTGACGGAGGTCGAGTGCACATCGAGGATCTCGCACAGGTGCGAAACTTCTACCCGGTCGACAAGTATTCCGGTTCATTCGAGACGGTTGGTGGTCTGGTATACCGCAACGAAGACAGCGCATCGCTTCGCGAATTCGTGCGACGGCTTACTTTCAATGTGCTTATCGGAAACGGTGATGCGCATCTGAAGAACTGGTCGCTGATCTATCGTGACGGGCGCCGCGCACAGTTGTCACCAGCGTATGACGTCGTCTCCACTGCGGGCTACTACCCGAGCGATCGGCCCGATGACCTCGGGCTGAAGTTCGGCGGTACGAAGAATCAGGAGCGTATCGGTCGTCCGCAGTTCGATAGGATGCAACGATTGTTGCAGGTTGAGAACGCGGACGTGCTGGACGTGGTGGACGAAACGATCGAGGGCTTCCTCGAAGCATGGGCTGGTGCGTCCAGGGACCTCTTCCCTGAAACTGCCCGCGCATGGATCGACCGCAATGTTCAGAGCACCGCGACGCGGCTTGCGGGCCGCGGTGGAGCCTGA
- a CDS encoding 50S ribosomal protein L25/general stress protein Ctc, whose amino-acid sequence MSDQNRLVAAVRTEFGKGAARRARRDGNVPAVLYGHGSDPQHLNLPSREFAAVLRAHGTNAILTLDVEGKEQIALTKSVVVHPIRNFIEHADLLVVKKGEKVTVDVPVTVTGEPAAGTLVTQESDTLSLEADALAIPESIEVSIEGVEAGTQILAGGIDLPKGSTLQGDPEALIVNIVEAPTASDMEEPAEGEAAAEPAEGDTEA is encoded by the coding sequence ATGTCTGACCAAAACCGCCTCGTAGCCGCCGTGCGCACCGAGTTCGGCAAGGGCGCTGCCCGCCGTGCCCGCCGCGACGGCAACGTCCCCGCCGTTCTCTACGGTCACGGCTCCGACCCGCAGCACCTGAACCTGCCCTCGCGCGAGTTCGCCGCAGTGCTGCGTGCGCACGGCACCAACGCCATCCTCACCCTGGACGTCGAGGGCAAGGAGCAGATCGCTCTCACCAAGTCGGTCGTCGTCCACCCCATCCGCAACTTCATCGAGCACGCCGACCTGCTCGTGGTGAAGAAGGGCGAGAAGGTCACCGTCGACGTGCCCGTCACGGTGACCGGCGAGCCCGCCGCGGGCACCCTGGTCACCCAGGAGTCGGACACCCTCTCGCTCGAGGCCGATGCCCTGGCCATCCCCGAGTCGATCGAGGTGTCGATCGAAGGCGTCGAGGCCGGGACGCAGATCCTCGCCGGCGGCATCGACCTGCCCAAGGGCTCGACGCTGCAGGGTGACCCGGAGGCGCTGATCGTCAACATCGTCGAGGCGCCCACCGCGTCCGATATGGAGGAGCCCGCCGAGGGCGAGGCCGCCGCGGAGCCCGCCGAGGGCGACACCGAGGCCTGA
- a CDS encoding peptide chain release factor 3, whose protein sequence is MTTAPDSADLTTADGQDRAPNRTVAGEAGRRRTFAVISHPDAGKSTLTEALALHAKVISEAGAVHGKAGRKSTVSDWMEMEKARGISVSSTALQFNYRSTEAGESADDAVNVVNLVDTPGHSDFSEDTYRVLTAVDAAVMLIDAAKGLEPQTLKLFQVCRHRGIPVITVINKWDRPGRTPLELLDEIGERIGLTPTPLYWPVGIAGDFRGLLRRGEDGQAREYVRFTRTAGGAKIAPEEILDPDTALEREGDEWATAAEESELLSATGQDHDQELFLAGQTSPVIFASAMLNFGVRQILDTLVALAPPPQGRTANDDTVREVTDPFSAVVFKVQAGMDTAHRDRLAFMRIVSGVFERGMVVTHAQTGKPFATKYALTVFGRERSTVENAYPGDVVGLVNANALAPGHTLYVDKKVQFPPIPSFAPEHFSILRAESAGKYKQFRRAVDQLDSEGVVQILRNDIRGDASPVMAAVGPMQFEVVAARMKAEFNVEARMEPLPYTLARRTDAASVDELNRQRGVEVFTRSDGVLLALVSDKWRLQYIQKELPSLTLEPLVAAGDE, encoded by the coding sequence TTGACTACCGCGCCCGATTCGGCCGACCTCACCACCGCCGACGGGCAGGACCGGGCACCGAACCGGACAGTCGCCGGGGAGGCAGGACGGCGGCGTACGTTCGCCGTCATCTCGCACCCGGACGCCGGCAAGTCCACTCTCACCGAGGCTCTGGCGCTGCACGCCAAGGTGATCTCGGAGGCCGGTGCCGTACACGGCAAGGCCGGGCGCAAGTCCACCGTCTCGGACTGGATGGAGATGGAGAAGGCTCGCGGCATCTCGGTCAGTTCCACCGCGTTGCAGTTCAACTACCGGTCCACCGAGGCAGGCGAGTCCGCGGACGACGCGGTCAACGTCGTCAACCTGGTCGACACCCCCGGTCACTCCGACTTCTCCGAGGACACCTACCGGGTCCTCACCGCCGTCGACGCCGCGGTGATGCTCATCGACGCCGCCAAGGGTCTCGAGCCGCAGACGCTGAAACTGTTCCAGGTGTGCCGTCACCGTGGGATTCCGGTGATCACCGTGATCAACAAGTGGGACCGCCCCGGCCGCACCCCGCTCGAGCTCCTCGACGAGATCGGTGAGCGCATCGGGCTGACCCCCACCCCGTTGTACTGGCCCGTCGGGATTGCCGGCGACTTCCGCGGTCTCCTGCGCCGCGGCGAGGACGGACAGGCCCGCGAGTACGTCCGCTTCACCCGCACCGCGGGCGGCGCGAAGATCGCGCCCGAGGAGATCCTGGACCCCGATACGGCTCTCGAGCGCGAAGGCGACGAATGGGCGACAGCCGCCGAGGAGAGCGAGTTGCTCTCGGCGACCGGTCAGGACCACGACCAGGAACTGTTCCTCGCGGGCCAGACGTCGCCGGTGATCTTCGCGTCGGCGATGCTCAACTTCGGTGTCCGCCAGATCCTCGACACGCTCGTCGCCCTGGCACCGCCCCCGCAGGGCCGCACCGCGAACGACGACACGGTTCGCGAGGTCACCGATCCGTTCTCCGCCGTCGTCTTCAAGGTGCAGGCGGGCATGGACACGGCACACCGTGACCGGCTCGCGTTCATGCGCATCGTCTCGGGCGTGTTCGAGCGGGGCATGGTCGTCACGCACGCACAGACGGGAAAGCCGTTCGCCACCAAGTACGCGCTGACGGTGTTCGGCCGGGAGCGCTCCACCGTGGAGAACGCGTACCCGGGCGACGTCGTCGGCCTGGTCAACGCGAACGCCCTCGCCCCCGGGCACACCCTCTACGTGGACAAGAAGGTGCAGTTCCCGCCGATCCCCTCGTTCGCGCCGGAGCACTTCTCCATCCTGCGTGCCGAGAGCGCGGGCAAGTACAAGCAGTTCCGCCGCGCCGTCGACCAGCTCGACTCCGAGGGCGTCGTCCAGATCCTGCGCAACGACATCCGCGGCGACGCCTCTCCCGTCATGGCTGCCGTCGGCCCGATGCAGTTCGAGGTCGTCGCGGCCCGCATGAAGGCGGAGTTCAACGTCGAAGCCCGGATGGAGCCGCTGCCGTACACCCTCGCCCGGCGCACCGACGCCGCATCGGTCGACGAGCTGAACCGCCAACGCGGCGTCGAGGTGTTCACCCGCTCCGACGGCGTCCTGCTCGCTCTGGTCAGCGACAAGTGGCGCCTGCAGTACATCCAGAAGGAGCTCCCGTCGCTCACGCTCGAGCCACTGGTGGCGGCCGGCGACGAGTAG
- a CDS encoding fatty acyl-AMP ligase, whose product MSKFTDEMYATAVDCRRGLVTGEPDTPLRQSWGDIHRQARRMAGALAAAGVGHGDAVGVLAGQPVDIAPSCQATWMRGSSVTMLHQPTPRTDLQVWAEDTETVIAMISAKAVVLGAPFDAAKPLLEQRGISVLTIEELQEGPDTEPLPTSESDIALQQLTSGSTGSPKAVQITHENFYVNAYAMINRIKFSLEDDVMISWLPLFHDMGMVGFLSVPMQVGAEVVSITPMDFLRSPLLWAELIGRYRGTVTAAPNFAYSLLARRLRQAEDGAVDLRTMRYMWNGAEPVDPDTMEALAEAGARFGLEPSALAPVYGMAETTLAVSIPDPDQGQVLDRVDPDFLEAMNRAVASNKPNARPLATLGKLVDDLEGRVVDEDGDELPARGVGVIHVRGPAVTPGYITLDGPRSAQDENGWLDTGDVGYFTEEGLVVVCGRVKDVIIMGGRNIYPTDIERAAGTVAGVRPGNAVAVRLDAGQKRESFAVAVETNDHQDPDEVKRIEREVVHAVFSEVGVRPRTVAVLGPGSIPKTSSGKLRRANSASLVGG is encoded by the coding sequence ATGAGCAAGTTCACCGACGAGATGTACGCGACCGCCGTCGATTGCCGGCGTGGCCTGGTCACGGGGGAGCCGGACACGCCGCTGCGCCAGTCCTGGGGTGACATCCATCGGCAGGCCCGACGGATGGCGGGCGCGCTGGCTGCGGCCGGCGTGGGCCACGGCGACGCCGTCGGTGTGCTGGCCGGGCAGCCGGTCGACATCGCCCCGTCGTGTCAGGCCACCTGGATGCGCGGATCGTCGGTGACGATGCTGCACCAGCCGACCCCGCGTACCGACCTCCAGGTGTGGGCCGAGGACACCGAGACCGTCATCGCCATGATCTCGGCGAAGGCCGTCGTCCTCGGCGCGCCCTTCGACGCGGCGAAACCGCTGCTCGAGCAGCGGGGGATCTCGGTGCTCACCATCGAGGAGCTGCAGGAGGGCCCGGACACCGAGCCACTGCCCACCTCGGAGTCGGACATCGCGCTGCAGCAGTTGACGTCCGGCTCCACCGGGTCGCCGAAGGCCGTCCAGATCACGCACGAGAACTTCTACGTCAACGCCTACGCGATGATCAACCGCATCAAGTTCTCGCTCGAGGACGACGTGATGATCAGCTGGCTGCCGCTGTTCCACGACATGGGCATGGTCGGGTTCCTCAGCGTTCCGATGCAGGTGGGTGCGGAGGTCGTGAGCATCACGCCGATGGACTTCCTGCGTTCGCCGCTGCTGTGGGCGGAGCTGATCGGCAGGTACCGCGGCACCGTCACCGCGGCGCCGAACTTCGCGTATTCGCTGCTCGCGCGGCGCCTGCGCCAGGCCGAGGACGGCGCCGTGGATCTGCGGACCATGCGCTACATGTGGAACGGCGCGGAACCGGTCGACCCCGACACGATGGAGGCGCTCGCGGAGGCCGGTGCTCGTTTCGGGCTCGAGCCGTCGGCGTTGGCGCCCGTGTACGGCATGGCGGAGACCACGCTCGCGGTGTCGATTCCCGATCCCGACCAGGGACAGGTGCTCGACCGGGTCGACCCGGACTTCCTCGAGGCGATGAATCGCGCGGTGGCGTCGAACAAGCCGAACGCCCGGCCGCTGGCGACACTCGGCAAGCTGGTCGACGACCTCGAGGGGCGCGTCGTCGACGAGGACGGGGACGAGTTGCCGGCGCGGGGCGTCGGCGTCATCCATGTTCGGGGCCCGGCCGTGACCCCCGGGTACATCACGTTGGACGGCCCCCGGTCGGCGCAGGACGAGAACGGCTGGCTCGACACCGGCGACGTCGGGTACTTCACCGAGGAGGGCCTGGTGGTGGTGTGCGGCCGAGTCAAGGACGTCATCATCATGGGCGGCCGCAACATCTACCCGACCGACATCGAACGGGCCGCCGGCACGGTTGCGGGAGTGCGTCCCGGCAACGCCGTCGCGGTCCGCCTGGACGCCGGCCAGAAGCGCGAGAGCTTCGCCGTCGCGGTGGAGACCAACGACCACCAGGATCCCGACGAGGTCAAGCGGATCGAGCGCGAGGTCGTGCACGCGGTGTTCTCCGAAGTGGGTGTGCGGCCCCGCACCGTCGCGGTCCTGGGCCCCGGATCGATCCCGAAGACGTCGTCCGGCAAGCTCCGCCGCGCCAACTCGGCGTCCCTCGTCGGCGGCTGA
- the pth gene encoding aminoacyl-tRNA hydrolase codes for MAEDTVLVVGLGNPGPQYETTRHNVGFLVADVLADRMGARFGAHKKSGSEIVQGRLAGRPVILGKPRSYMNLSGRAVAGLARFFSVPTESIVVVHDELDLDFGTIRLKSGGGEGGHNGLRSISQALGTKDYLRTRIGIGRPPGRMDPASYVLKPFSSVERKDLGVTCEEAADAVELLLQYGLEAAQNRLH; via the coding sequence GTGGCTGAAGACACCGTGTTGGTCGTCGGGCTGGGCAACCCGGGGCCGCAGTACGAGACGACACGGCACAACGTCGGGTTCCTGGTGGCCGACGTTCTCGCCGATCGGATGGGCGCCCGGTTCGGCGCCCACAAGAAGAGCGGCTCGGAGATCGTGCAGGGCCGTCTCGCGGGCCGTCCGGTGATCCTCGGCAAACCGCGCTCGTACATGAACCTGTCCGGCCGGGCCGTCGCCGGCCTGGCGCGGTTCTTCTCGGTGCCGACCGAGAGCATCGTCGTCGTGCACGACGAACTCGACCTGGACTTCGGCACCATCCGGCTCAAGTCCGGCGGCGGCGAAGGCGGCCACAACGGCCTGCGCTCGATCTCGCAGGCCCTCGGCACCAAGGACTACCTGCGCACCCGCATCGGCATCGGCCGTCCGCCGGGCCGGATGGACCCGGCGTCCTACGTGCTCAAGCCGTTCTCGTCCGTCGAACGCAAGGATCTCGGCGTGACCTGTGAGGAGGCGGCCGACGCCGTCGAACTTCTCCTGCAGTACGGCCTCGAGGCAGCACAGAACCGCCTGCACTGA
- a CDS encoding DUF2630 family protein has protein sequence MNHQEILDHIQALVGEEHELRSDVQSGKLSPDEEKARLKQVEEALDQCWDLLRQRNARKNAGQDPDDAQVRPASEVEGYLQ, from the coding sequence ATGAACCATCAGGAGATTCTCGACCACATCCAGGCCCTCGTCGGCGAGGAACACGAACTCCGCTCCGACGTCCAGTCCGGCAAGCTCTCACCCGACGAGGAGAAAGCCCGGCTGAAGCAGGTCGAAGAAGCACTGGATCAGTGCTGGGATCTGCTGCGCCAGCGCAACGCCCGCAAGAATGCCGGGCAGGACCCGGACGACGCGCAGGTGCGTCCGGCCTCCGAGGTGGAGGGCTACCTGCAGTGA
- a CDS encoding aminotransferase class V-fold PLP-dependent enzyme, which translates to MTAPGIDLERVRRDTPGCRERVFLDSAGSSLPPTPVLEAMVAHLHREARVGGYVAAAERADDLSGLKVSLARLVAADAASIALCDSATRAWNDFFQAVPLAAGDRVLVTEVEYAGNAIAVLQRARAVGASVDVVPSDDHGRIDLDALDRMLDERVRLVSLVHVPTNGGLVNPVREVADLAHEHGALVLLDACQSVGQLALDVVELHVDALSATGRKWLRGPRGTGFLYVRPDLQIEPAELDLHSAEWTAPDSYRIAGDASRFEFWEADVAARLGLGAAVDYLLELGVDEVERAVRAGADRVRADLSDIPGVSVRDLGEQRCGIVSFTVDGFDPTEVRDALAARDVVVTVSARTSTLLDMSARGLDAVVRASPHYFCSDEDLDVFVGAVREIAGR; encoded by the coding sequence ATGACGGCACCGGGAATCGACCTCGAACGGGTTCGGCGCGACACCCCCGGATGCCGGGAACGCGTGTTCCTCGACAGCGCCGGGTCCTCCCTGCCGCCCACACCGGTACTCGAAGCCATGGTCGCTCATCTGCACCGGGAGGCCCGGGTCGGCGGCTACGTGGCTGCGGCCGAGCGCGCCGACGACCTGTCCGGTCTCAAGGTGTCGCTGGCCCGCCTCGTCGCCGCGGACGCGGCATCGATCGCACTCTGCGACAGCGCGACCCGCGCCTGGAACGACTTCTTCCAGGCGGTCCCGCTCGCTGCCGGCGATCGGGTGCTCGTCACGGAGGTCGAGTACGCCGGCAACGCGATCGCCGTGCTCCAGCGTGCCCGTGCCGTCGGGGCGTCGGTGGATGTCGTCCCGAGCGACGATCACGGCCGGATCGATCTCGACGCGCTCGATCGGATGCTGGACGAGCGCGTTCGCCTCGTGTCCCTCGTGCACGTCCCCACCAACGGCGGGCTGGTCAACCCGGTGCGGGAGGTGGCCGACCTGGCCCACGAGCACGGCGCGCTGGTGCTGCTCGATGCCTGCCAGTCGGTGGGCCAGCTCGCGCTCGACGTCGTCGAGTTGCACGTCGATGCCCTCTCCGCCACCGGCCGCAAGTGGCTGCGGGGACCGCGCGGAACCGGCTTCCTCTACGTCCGCCCCGATCTGCAGATCGAGCCGGCCGAACTGGACCTGCACAGCGCGGAATGGACGGCACCGGACAGCTATCGGATCGCCGGCGACGCCTCCCGGTTCGAGTTCTGGGAGGCGGACGTCGCGGCCCGGCTCGGCCTCGGGGCGGCCGTCGACTATCTCCTCGAACTCGGCGTGGACGAGGTCGAGCGGGCCGTCCGGGCCGGCGCCGACAGGGTGCGCGCCGACCTCTCCGACATCCCCGGCGTATCCGTGCGCGACCTCGGTGAACAACGTTGCGGGATAGTGTCGTTCACGGTGGACGGGTTTGATCCTACGGAGGTTCGCGATGCCCTCGCCGCGCGCGACGTCGTCGTCACGGTCAGTGCCCGCACCTCGACGCTTCTCGACATGAGCGCGCGGGGCCTCGACGCCGTCGTCCGCGCCTCTCCGCACTACTTCTGCTCCGACGAGGACCTGGACGTGTTCGTCGGTGCGGTCCGCGAGATCGCCGGCCGGTAG
- a CDS encoding FAD-dependent oxidoreductase: MTDPVSVRPRPASDITEWDLDADVVIAGYGIAGVTAAIEAAREGADVLVLERTGGWGGAAALAGGFVYLGGGTPLQKACGFDDSAENMKAFMTAALGPGVDEAKIADYCEHSVAHYHWLVDCGVTFKESFWGEPGWEPPFDDGLMYSGGENSAPFHTVATPAPRGHVPQMSDKRTGEKGGGYMLMEPLVHTAEKLGVRAEYDMRVETLVTDADGRVVGVITRRYGRELAIRARRGVVLAMGSFAYNQQMVEAFAPRLIGRPGASIEEHDGRAILMGQALGAAVAHMDATEVAFVADPQHLVRGILVNGRGQRYVPEDTYPGRIGQLTLLQNDNEAYLIIDEQAYEAGAAATSATPFMQQLQPKWVAETVDELEAEMGLPTGALVSTVEVYNRHAAEGSDPLLGKKPEWVTPIGTPVAALDLRGHTMGFTLGGLRTTLDSEVLHVSGAPIPGLYAAGRCTSGVCAWGYASGTSLGDGSFYGRRAGIAAARNPA; encoded by the coding sequence ATGACCGACCCCGTATCCGTCCGCCCCAGGCCCGCCTCCGACATCACCGAATGGGACCTCGACGCCGACGTGGTGATCGCCGGATACGGCATCGCGGGCGTCACCGCCGCGATCGAGGCGGCCCGCGAAGGCGCCGACGTACTGGTCCTCGAACGCACCGGCGGGTGGGGCGGTGCCGCAGCACTGGCGGGCGGTTTCGTCTACCTCGGTGGCGGAACCCCGCTCCAGAAGGCATGCGGATTCGACGACTCGGCCGAGAACATGAAGGCGTTCATGACCGCCGCTCTCGGCCCGGGCGTCGACGAGGCCAAGATCGCCGACTACTGCGAGCACAGTGTCGCGCACTACCACTGGCTGGTCGACTGCGGCGTGACGTTCAAGGAGAGCTTCTGGGGTGAACCGGGCTGGGAGCCCCCGTTCGACGACGGCCTCATGTACTCCGGCGGCGAGAACTCCGCACCGTTCCACACCGTCGCCACGCCCGCACCACGCGGCCACGTCCCGCAGATGTCGGACAAGCGAACCGGCGAGAAGGGCGGTGGGTACATGCTCATGGAGCCGCTCGTCCACACCGCCGAGAAACTCGGCGTCCGAGCGGAATACGACATGCGGGTGGAGACCCTGGTGACCGACGCCGACGGCCGGGTCGTCGGCGTGATCACCAGACGCTACGGCCGCGAGCTGGCGATCCGGGCCCGCCGGGGCGTCGTGCTGGCGATGGGCAGCTTCGCCTACAACCAACAGATGGTCGAGGCCTTCGCGCCCCGTCTGATCGGCCGTCCCGGTGCCTCGATCGAGGAGCACGACGGTCGCGCCATCCTCATGGGTCAGGCACTCGGTGCCGCCGTCGCACACATGGACGCCACCGAGGTCGCGTTCGTCGCCGACCCACAGCACCTGGTCCGGGGCATCCTCGTCAACGGGCGTGGCCAGCGCTACGTCCCGGAGGACACCTACCCCGGCCGGATCGGGCAACTCACGCTGCTGCAGAACGACAACGAGGCGTATCTGATCATCGACGAGCAGGCATACGAGGCCGGGGCCGCGGCCACGTCCGCCACGCCGTTCATGCAGCAGTTGCAGCCCAAGTGGGTGGCCGAGACCGTCGACGAACTCGAAGCGGAGATGGGCCTGCCCACCGGCGCCCTGGTATCGACCGTCGAGGTCTACAACCGGCACGCCGCCGAGGGCAGCGATCCACTGCTCGGCAAGAAGCCCGAATGGGTGACGCCGATCGGCACCCCCGTCGCCGCCCTCGACCTGCGTGGGCACACCATGGGATTCACGCTGGGCGGCCTGCGCACCACGCTCGACTCGGAGGTCCTGCACGTCAGTGGGGCACCCATCCCCGGGCTGTACGCCGCGGGGCGCTGCACCTCCGGCGTCTGCGCCTGGGGCTATGCGAGCGGAACGTCGCTCGGGGACGGCAGCTTCTACGGCAGGCGCGCCGGGATCGCCGCGGCGAGGAACCCCGCTTAG
- a CDS encoding nuclear transport factor 2 family protein, which produces MDHDAIREIHQLKHRFARTLDTKSWPEFTETMIPEATAIYGEYLRFDTRDSFVSFLENTLGTHVITEHQCCQPEIEMDGDTATGVWFLADTTIVPEDGLLLRGSAYYHDRYVRDDAGRWRIAYTSFERTWESAIALSDIPSFRLAFNKWDMLEPPASA; this is translated from the coding sequence ATGGATCACGATGCGATCCGGGAGATCCACCAGCTCAAGCACCGTTTCGCGCGGACTCTCGACACCAAGTCCTGGCCCGAGTTCACCGAGACGATGATCCCGGAGGCGACGGCGATATACGGCGAGTACCTCAGATTCGACACTCGTGACTCGTTCGTGTCCTTTCTCGAGAACACGCTCGGCACGCACGTGATCACCGAGCATCAGTGCTGCCAGCCGGAGATCGAGATGGATGGTGACACCGCGACGGGCGTGTGGTTCCTGGCGGACACCACGATCGTTCCCGAGGACGGACTGCTGCTGCGCGGCTCGGCGTACTACCACGACCGGTACGTTCGCGACGACGCCGGGCGCTGGCGTATCGCGTACACGTCGTTCGAGCGGACGTGGGAATCGGCCATTGCGCTGTCGGACATTCCCAGTTTTCGTCTGGCGTTCAACAAGTGGGACATGCTGGAACCGCCGGCGTCCGCCTAG
- a CDS encoding pyridoxine/pyridoxamine 5'-phosphate oxidase, producing MSESRTTGGHPERTEFHDTRAWIRAIASVTGAAGALDTVTGAAGALDTVTGAAGALEVRDTPTALFLDWLTDAVEAGVVEPHAATLSTVDEAGAPDARFLLLKDVTDRGFWFSGDTRSPKGVELERDPRAALTFYWREAGRQVRVRGVVENGGEGVSARDFLERSVTARAVATVSRQSEVLADPEEYDRLVAAAVDRIDGEPDFVSETWRAWCLVPDTVEFWQADPGRRHLRHRYARAASGWTVDQLWP from the coding sequence ATGAGCGAATCACGAACTACGGGTGGGCATCCCGAGCGGACAGAGTTTCACGATACGCGGGCGTGGATCCGCGCCATTGCGTCCGTCACCGGCGCAGCCGGTGCGCTCGATACGGTCACCGGCGCAGCCGGTGCGCTCGATACGGTCACCGGCGCAGCCGGTGCGCTCGAGGTGCGCGACACTCCCACGGCGCTGTTCCTCGACTGGCTGACGGACGCGGTGGAGGCCGGGGTGGTCGAGCCGCACGCCGCCACCCTGTCCACTGTCGACGAGGCGGGTGCGCCGGACGCCAGGTTCCTGTTGCTCAAGGACGTCACGGATCGTGGGTTCTGGTTCTCCGGCGATACCCGGTCACCGAAAGGTGTGGAGCTGGAACGGGATCCGAGGGCGGCTCTCACCTTCTACTGGCGTGAGGCGGGTCGTCAGGTACGGGTACGCGGGGTGGTCGAGAACGGTGGGGAAGGGGTGTCCGCACGCGATTTCCTGGAGCGGTCGGTGACCGCCCGCGCCGTGGCGACGGTGAGCCGGCAGAGTGAGGTGCTCGCCGACCCGGAGGAGTACGACCGGCTGGTGGCGGCGGCCGTGGACCGGATCGACGGGGAACCGGATTTCGTGTCCGAGACGTGGCGAGCATGGTGCCTCGTCCCGGACACGGTCGAATTCTGGCAGGCGGACCCGGGCCGCAGGCACCTGCGTCACCGGTATGCCCGCGCAGCCTCCGGCTGGACGGTGGATCAGTTGTGGCCGTGA